The segment CGCACTGTCACGCAACTTTCCATCCATGGCGGCAAGTTCCGAGATCGTGCCAATGTTTTCGATCCGCTTTTCAACGTCGCGACTGCTGACTTTCAGGAACTCGGCATAGTCTTTATCCAACTCGGCGTAGGAACGGCCGATCATCGCCTGAAATACGTTTGGCTTGACGTTTCGCACGTGAATCTGCCGCATAAACTTTACCAACACTGGCTGCAGGTTGTATTGTCGACTATCCATCAGCATGTGCGCCACGCCAGCGGATTCCGCATACAAAAAAGGCAAATCTGTGCGACGCTGGAACGCCTGCATATCCATGGCCGCCAATTCACCGATAGGAACGTGATAGTTTTCTCGCAACAATCGCCAGCGAGAATACTGCAGACGCTGAGAATCGAAGCCGCCAAGCGTTGCGATCTGTCCGTCGATCTTGAGCGATTCAAAGTACATCGCCAAACCTTCATCCAGCCACAAGAAGTGCTGTGCGAAAGGCATGTTCCTGGTTGCGATCGATTCCCGGAACATCTGGTGCGTAAGCTCGTGCCGCCAGGTGGAATCGTCACGCTGCCCCTGAATGTTGGTCGCGGGAAAAAAGGAAACTTTCAGATCACCGTTGTAGTAGCCCGCCGACCGTTCAATTCCCGGCTGCAGCGGCAGCACTTGCTTGACGTAGTCTGCATGATCTTTGAAAAACACCACGCGAAATCGCCTGCGAGGAATCTTCAGCGAGCCATTTCCAGCGAGCCATTTTTTGACGATCGGACCCTTGGCCCAATATTCAAAGAATACCTGTCGCCAGACGTAGTGCCATGACTCGAGCCACTGCGCCAACAGGGCCGTTTCCTTTTCAGAAGCGTTCGAATCGATCTGAAAATGTGGAGTATTGATTGTGAAAAAACTTTTGGCAGGCCAACCGACGACGTCATGCGGACGGCTGCTAACCCGCGGAGCTTTCACTTTTTCAGAATGAATTCGCCAAGTGCCGTCGTTGAGTTTGTTGTGACCGAGCATCCGACGGACTTCTTGGTGATCGCGATCAAAGTGAATGACTTCGTGCAACAATCGAAACGCGACAGCGTAAGATCCGTCCTCTGCCGCCTCCTTCGCCAGCTCCAGAATCTTCGCCGCGTGAGCGACTTTGATCTCGTTCAGCTTCTCCAGCCATGTCGCCTTCGGACCCTTGATCGGCGCGACCGGCATGCTCTTTTCGGTCGGTAGAAAGATGTATTGTCGATCAAGCCCGTATTCCCGATAGACTTTGAAAGTCTGTGTGACCTGTTCTTCGATCCCCTTGCTGCGGCACCACATCGCGAGCTCCTGAAGCTCGGCGCCGAACTCGCGGTGCAGCAAAATTCGCTTTGCACGCCAGTTCGTGGCCGTCTGCTTTTTCGCTTCACTTTGAAACGCAAACAGCGGTGTGGATAAAAGACAAACGACAACAGCAACCTGCGCCAGTCGCGACATCGTTCTGCAAATTGGCAAGTCAACCATCGTCATTCGATTTCCACGTTCCGTTACAGCAAAGAATCCAACTCTTCAACAAGACTGCCAAAATGCTTCAGCGCCGTGTCAACCGGTTCGGGTTTTTCCAGATCAACTCCAGCGTCGCGAAGCAGGTCCAGCGGATATTGTGAACAGCCGCCCTTGAGAAATCCAAGATAGTCGCTCAGCTCCTGCTCGCCACCGTTGAGGACCCGTTGGCTCAGCGCGATCGCCGCCGAAAGCCCCGTTGCGTACTGATAAACATAGAACGCACGATAGAAGTGTGGGATGCGAAAACATTCCAGCTCCAGCTCTTTGTCGATCGCAAAATCGGGCCCGAAGTAGTCTTTTAGCAATCCGCCGTAGACTTCTTTGAATGCGTCAACGGTTAGTGGCTCACCGGCTTCGCACATCTCGTGCGTCTTCTTTTCGAACTCCGCGAACATCGTCTGGCGAATAATCGTGGCGCGAATCGAATCGATTTCGTTGTTCAATAGATAGGCCCGGAAACGATCGTCTTTGGCATTCTTGAGCATGTGCTGTGTCAGAAGCTGCTCGTTAAATGTACTGGCGACTTCGGCGACAAAGATCGTGTAGTTGTAGTACTCGAATGGCTGATTGTTCTTTGAATACCACGAGTGCATCGAGTGTCCGGCTTCGTGCGTCAACGTGAAAACATCGTTGAGGACTTTCGGCTTGAAGTTCATCAAAATGTAGGGGTCGCCGTCAAAGCTTCCCGCGCTGAACGCGCCGGATTGCTTGCCCTTGTTCGGATAGCGATCGCACCAGCGACCCGAAAGACCGCCGCGGAGCGTGGAGACGTACTCTTCGCCAAGCGGGGCCAGCGATTCGCAAACCGCTTCCACGGCCTCGTCCCAGGAATGCTCGACTTCGATGTCGCTGAGAATCGGCACGTAGGTATCGTAGTGATGGATCTCATCCAGGCCCATTTTGCGTTTCCGCAAATCGTAGAACTTGTACAGCGCAGGCAAGTTGCTGCGAACGGATTCGACCAGTGAATCGTAAACCGATTGAGGCACGTTGTCGCCGTAAAGTTCGCTGTGCAGCGCGCTGTCGTAACCGCGGGCTCTCGCGTAGTAGCAATCTTTTTGAATGGAGCCTTGCAACATCGCGGCAAGCGAATTTTCATGAGCCGCGAACTGTTCGTAGTATTGATGGAAAGCTTTCTTGCGGACTTCGCGATCCGGCGAAATCAGGAACTGTGAAAAAGAACTGTTGGTCAGTTCCGACTCTTCGCCATTGGCATCCTTGAGCGTTCCAAACTTCAAGTCGGAATCGTTCAGCTGACGGAAAATTCGACCGGCGGCTCCCGCCATCTCGCCCTGCATCGCCAGCAAGTGCTCTTCTTTTTCGCCAAGCGTGTATTTTTTGTAGCGAGTCAAGCGTTCGAGGCTGAGCTTGTACAAGGACAGGCAGTCTTCGGCCAGAAACGATTCCAGCTTCTCATCTTCGATCGCCAAAATCTCCGGACGCATGAAACTGGCGGCTTCACCGGCGCGGACGGCGATGTTCTGGAACCGCATCATCATGCCCTGGTAGTGGCTGTTGGCCTGGTC is part of the Mariniblastus fucicola genome and harbors:
- a CDS encoding DUF1570 domain-containing protein; the encoded protein is MSRLAQVAVVVCLLSTPLFAFQSEAKKQTATNWRAKRILLHREFGAELQELAMWCRSKGIEEQVTQTFKVYREYGLDRQYIFLPTEKSMPVAPIKGPKATWLEKLNEIKVAHAAKILELAKEAAEDGSYAVAFRLLHEVIHFDRDHQEVRRMLGHNKLNDGTWRIHSEKVKAPRVSSRPHDVVGWPAKSFFTINTPHFQIDSNASEKETALLAQWLESWHYVWRQVFFEYWAKGPIVKKWLAGNGSLKIPRRRFRVVFFKDHADYVKQVLPLQPGIERSAGYYNGDLKVSFFPATNIQGQRDDSTWRHELTHQMFRESIATRNMPFAQHFLWLDEGLAMYFESLKIDGQIATLGGFDSQRLQYSRWRLLRENYHVPIGELAAMDMQAFQRRTDLPFLYAESAGVAHMLMDSRQYNLQPVLVKFMRQIHVRNVKPNVFQAMIGRSYAELDKDYAEFLKVSSRDVEKRIENIGTISELAAMDGKLRDSAFDVIGSCINLRKLDVSKAKFTKERATGLQRLDLLEELYLNACVLEPGSLKRLGQLAALRELDLSNSSINDGQLDELLKIPGLKMLHVANTTVTDAGLLKIAKLPKLKMVDVTGAKVSTTGVANFRQKRSDVTVVQRNQN
- the pepF gene encoding oligoendopeptidase F encodes the protein MNTVVRLPERSEVDINDTWDLGSLFPNDEAWETALEKFKSMTPGYEEFRGKLGESAQMLADCLDFDSKINRIGERVAYYAMLKTSEDQANSHYQGMMMRFQNIAVRAGEAASFMRPEILAIEDEKLESFLAEDCLSLYKLSLERLTRYKKYTLGEKEEHLLAMQGEMAGAAGRIFRQLNDSDLKFGTLKDANGEESELTNSSFSQFLISPDREVRKKAFHQYYEQFAAHENSLAAMLQGSIQKDCYYARARGYDSALHSELYGDNVPQSVYDSLVESVRSNLPALYKFYDLRKRKMGLDEIHHYDTYVPILSDIEVEHSWDEAVEAVCESLAPLGEEYVSTLRGGLSGRWCDRYPNKGKQSGAFSAGSFDGDPYILMNFKPKVLNDVFTLTHEAGHSMHSWYSKNNQPFEYYNYTIFVAEVASTFNEQLLTQHMLKNAKDDRFRAYLLNNEIDSIRATIIRQTMFAEFEKKTHEMCEAGEPLTVDAFKEVYGGLLKDYFGPDFAIDKELELECFRIPHFYRAFYVYQYATGLSAAIALSQRVLNGGEQELSDYLGFLKGGCSQYPLDLLRDAGVDLEKPEPVDTALKHFGSLVEELDSLL